From the genome of Aricia agestis chromosome 9, ilAriAges1.1, whole genome shotgun sequence, one region includes:
- the LOC121730753 gene encoding 60S ribosomal protein L13, whose protein sequence is MGKGNNMIPNGHFHKDWQRFVKTWFNQPARRHRRKQNRIKKAKAIAPRPVAGPLRPVVRCPTVRYHTKVRAGRGFTLREIRAAGLNPAFARTVGIAVDPRRRNKSVESLQLNVQRLKEYRARLILFPKGKKVLKGEANEEERKLAKQLRGPLMPVQQPAPKSVARVITEEEKEFKAYQYLRGARSIAKLVGIRAKRLKDAAENPDDVTKAPSAAKEPKSKK, encoded by the exons ATGGGGAAGGGGAATAATATGATTCCTAATGGACATTTCCATAAAGATTGGCAAAGATTTGTGAAGACATGGTTCAACCAACCTGCTAGACGACACCGCAGAAAgcaaaacagaatcaagaaagcTAAGGCTATTGCCCCACGACCAGTCGCCGGTCCTCTACGACCAGTCGTACGCTGTCCCACAGTTCGTTATCACACGAAAGTACGTGCAGGCCGCGGTTTCACTCTTCGCGAAATTCGG GCTGCAGGATTGAATCCTGCTTTTGCCAGGACTGTTGGTATTGCTGTAGACCCACGTAGACGCAACAAATCTGTGGAGTCACTACAATTGAATGTGCAAAGATTGAAGGAATACCGTGCTCGTCTCATTCTATTCCCTAAGGGCAAGAAG GTGTTGAAGGGAGAAGCTAATGAGGAGGAGCGCAAACTGGCCAAGCAACTGCGTGGCCCACTCATGCCAGTGCAACAGCCAGCTCCTAAGTCAGTTGCTCGCGTCATCACTGAAGAAGAGAAGGAATTCAAGGCATACCAATACCTAAGAGGG GCTCGTTCCATTGCCAAACTGGTTGGAATTCGCGCCAAGAGGTTGAAGGATGCTGCGGAAAACCCTGACGATGTAACTAAAGCTCCATCAGCAGCTAAGGAACCTAAAAGCAAGAAgtga
- the LOC121730752 gene encoding glycylpeptide N-tetradecanoyltransferase 1, protein MEDNNINDSPADHQKPKEEFLPKKKNKNKKKRGKGDGDNLGSGSADGLISLSNSGEVPQNISLKDLKMAMEVLNLEQKPAKTTEEALHKSYQFWSTQPVPKMYEKIITNEPIEPPKAVEEIRSEPYSLPEGFQWDTLNLNEPLVLKELYTLLNENYVEDDDCMFRFDYQADFLKWALQPPGWKMEWHCGVRVVKSGRLVGFISAIPAQLRIYDQIQTVVEINFLCVHKKLRSKRVAPVLIREITRRVNLQGIFQGVYTAGIVLPKPIGTCRYWHRSLNPKKLIDIKFSHLSRNMTMQRTLKLFKLPDAPKTVGFRKMEVRDIDMVVQLLNTYLMKFDLVPIFSEEEFRHWFTPQAGIIDSFVVEAVDGTITDFVSYYTLPSTVVYHPVHKNLKAAYSFYNVSTKTPWMDLMLDALVTAKNSGFDVFNALDLMDNKEFLEPLKFGIGDGNLQYYLYNWRCPSITPNKIGLVLQ, encoded by the coding sequence ATGGAAGATAACAATATAAATGATTCACCCGCCGATCATCAGAAACCTAAAGAAGAATTCCTCCcaaagaagaaaaataaaaataaaaaaaagcgtGGTAAGGGAGATGGTGATAATCTTGGTTCAGGATCTGCTGATGGACTTATATCTTTATCAAATTCCGGGGAAGTTCCTCAAAATATTTCTCTAAAAGATTTGAAGATGGCTATGGAGGTATTAAATTTAGAGCAAAAACCAGCTAAAACAACTGAAGAGGCTCTACACAAGTCCTACCAGTTCTGGTCAACTCAACCAGTACCAAAGATGTATGAAAAGATTATTACTAACGAACCTATAGAACCACCGAAAGCTGTGGAAGAAATACGATCGGAACCTTATTCTTTGCCTGAAGGATTCCAATGGGACACTTTAAATTTGAACGAACCTCTCGTTTTGAAAGAGTTGTACACTCTATTGAATGAAAATTATGTTGAAGATGATGACTGCATGTTCCGCTTTGACTACCAGGCCGATTTTCTTAAATGGGCTCTTCAACCACCTGGCTGGAAAATGGAATGGCATTGCGGTGTCCGAGTAGTGAAATCTGGACGTTTAGTTGGTTTTATATCAGCCATACCAGCTCAATTAAGAATATATGACCAGATACAGACCGTTGTGGAGATTAACTTTTTATGTGTCCATAAAAAACTCCGTTCCAAAAGAGTGGCACCTGTTCTTATTAGAGAAATAACTAGAAGAGTTAACCTGCAAGGAATATTCCAAGGAGTCTATACTGCCGGTATTGTTCTACCTAAGCCAATAGGCACTTGTAGATATTGGCATAGGTCACTTAATCCAAAAAAGTTGATTGACATCAAATTTAGCCACTTATCAAGGAACATGACTATGCAAAGAACACTCAAACTTTTTAAGTTGCCCGATGCTCCAAAAACTGTTGGCTTCAGGAAAATGGAAGTGAGAGATATTGATATGGTAGTTCAGCTtctaaatacttaccttatgaAGTTTGATCTGGTACCGATCTTTTCTGAAGAAGAATTTAGACACTGGTTTACACCACAAGCTGGGATTATTGATAGTTTTGTTGTGGAAGCAGTGGATGGAACCATTACTGACTTTGTTAGTTATTATACCTTGCCATCTACTGTTGTTTATCATCCGGTGCACAAAAATCTGAAGGCTGCATATTCATTTTATAATGTTTCTACAAAAACCCCTTGGATGGATTTGATGCTTGATGCATTAGTGACTGCAAAAAATTCTGGGTTTGATGTTTTTAATGCTCTCGATCTTATGGACAACAAAGAATTTTT